GTTTGAGCGCCCCAGGGATGAAATAAAAAATCCCCTTATCATAGAGGCCATTGATTTAGAAGCAGCCTTAAGGGAACTACCGCAACTTGGTAAGCGGCCATTAATAACTGTGGGAGTAAAAATGCTTCCGGAAATCATCAGAAAAAGTGCTGTTTTAGGGCAAAAACCTGTAGTTAAAGTTTTGCCCCTAAAGGATAATTTTACCCTTTTGGATGATTTAGGAGTTCCTCCCGAGGACCGGCTTTCCTTTTGGGGTCCGGGAAGCCGGGAGCTTATTTCTCAGCTAATTAAATTTTATTCCCTGACCGGGCTTTTGACCAAAGAAAGCGGTGATTTAGGAGGCGAAAGGGAAAAGGTAGAAAGCTTTTTAAGTCAGAGTTTACCGGTAATTTTAATAAAACGTCCGGTGGTTTTTTACCCTCAATTAGTATCCACGCTGGAACGGTTGGAAGAAATTTTAAGATTGGAGGCGGAAAAATGGAAAAAGCAGTAGTTTTGCTGGCTCACGGTTCCCGGGTGGCGCAAGCGGTGGAGAAATTTCGCGAAGTGGTAGGAAAGTTAAGGGAGCGCTTTCCCTTCCGGCTCGAGGAGGCGTTCATGGTAAGGGCTAATCCCAATTTAAAGGAAGCGCTTTTAAGGTTGTATCAGGAAGGATACCAGGAAATAGCCATTTTCCCGGTTTTTCTATTTGAGGGTCTTCATTTAGTGCACGATATTCCGGAAGAAATTGACCAGTTAAAAGCCCAGTATCCCAATTTAAAAATCACGGTTTTTAAACCTTTAGGCGAAAACGAACAGTTTATCGAGTTTTTAACGGCGGTGTTGGAAGATGAATTATAAATTTTTAAATAATCCAAAAGAGATTGAACAAAAAAGCTTTGCCATTATTGAAAGCTTAACGGGACTTGGCAATACTCCTGAAGACCAGGTAATTAAACGGGCCATCCATGCTTCGGGTGACCCGGATATTAGAAAGGATTTTCGTTTTCATCCCGCGGCAATCAATCAGGGACTTGTTGCTTTAACAAAGAAAAATCTGATTATCACCGATGTGGAAATGGTCCGGGCTGGAATTACCGGTTATGACGGCGAGGTAGTTTGCTTGATCCGGGAGGAAAGAATTAAGAGAAAAGCTTTGGAGAAGAATGTTACTCGGGCGTATCAGGCGATGATGGAATTAAAAGATAAAATGGACGGAGCAGTTATAGCAATTGGTAATGCCCCGACTGCTCTTTTAGCGGTGATTGAACTCATAAAGACCGGGGTAGAGCCGGCGCTGGTGGTGGGAGTGCCGGTGGGCTTTGTGGGAGCAAAAGAAAGTAAGGAACTTTTGCTGAACTGTGATGTGCCGTATATCACTTTACTGGGCTATAAAGGAGGCAGTACCATTGCGGCAGCAATAGTTAATGCTTTAATTAAATTATCCAGGACCGGAGGGAAATAAAGTGAAGGTGTTAATTACCGGTGGGGTGCGTTCGGGCAAAAGTAGTTTTGCGGAAAAGTTAGCGACCTCTTTCGGGGAAAAAGTGGTATATGTGGCTACCGCTACTGCCGGTGACGAAGAGATGCGTGAGCGGATTGCCAAACATCAAAGCCGTCGTCCCCCTAACTGGACCACGGTGGAGGAGCCGGTAAATTTACGGGACGTTCTTTTAACAGCCCGGGGAGATGCGGTTCTGGTCGATTGTCTAACCCTCTGGGTTACCAATTTACTTCTTAAAGAAGAAGATGTGGTTGGTAAAGCTTATGAAGTGGTAGAAATATTTCCTAAGATTACCGTTCCGCTTATCTTTGTTACCAACGAAGTAGGCTCGGGAATTGTTCCCGATAACCCGTTAGCCCGTAAGTTTAGGGATGTAGCCGGCCTGGTCAACCAAGTTTTTGCTAAGTACTGTGATGAAGTTTACCTTACCGTGGCGGGAATACCGGTAAAAATCAAGGGGGTGAGCTAATGGCCAGGGCGATAATGTTTCAGGGAACCGCCAGCCATGTAGGAAAATCGGTGCTGACTTTAGCTTTAGCCCGGGTGCTGTATCAGGACGGCTTTAAAGTTGCCCCCTTTAAAGCACAAAATATGGCTCTAAATTCCTACGTAACTTTGGATGGCGGAGAAATGGGTAGAGCCCAGGTAGCCCAGGCGGAAGCCTGCGGGTTAGAGCCCCGGGTAGAAATGAACCCGGTGTTATTAAAACCTTCGTCCGATAAAGGGAGCCAGGTTATAGTTTTGGGTAAACCCGTCGGTCACTATTCGGCCAAGAGCTACCATTTAGAACGGCGCAGTATGGTTTGGGAAGCGGTAAAAAAAGCTTACGAAACTTTAGCGCAAGAATTTGATTTTATTGTGATTGAAGGTGCTGGAAGTCCGGCGGAAGTAAATTTAAAAGCTTCCGACATTGCCAATATGAAAACCGCTTTTTTAGCCAATGCTCCGGTTATTTTAGTGGCCGATATTGACCGGGGAGGAGCTCTTGCTTCCCTGGTGGGGACAATGGAACTTTTAGAGCCCGAGGAAAGGAAAAGGGTGTGCGGCTTTATCTTAAATAAATTCCGGGGAGACCTGGAATTATTAAAGCCTGCCCTGACTTTTTTGGAAGAAAAAACCGGTGTTCCGGTTTTGGGGGTAATGCCTTATATACCCGAATTGTTAATTCCCGAAGAAGATTCGGTAAGTTTGGAAGAAACTGTTAGTAACCGGGAGAAAGATTTAAAAATTGGCGTGTTGTGGTACCCCAGGATTTCCAATTTTACCGATTTTGAAATATTCCAGTATGAACCGGACGTGGAGCTTATTTACATCAAAACTCTTCAGGATTTTCGGGACGATTTTGATCTGGTAATATTGCCGGGAAGTAAAAACACCGTAGCCGATTTAAACTATTTAAAACAAAGGGGCCTTGACCAAAAGCTTTACGCTTATGTAAAGAAAGGAAAACCCCTGATTGGAATTTGCGGGGGTCTTCAGATGCTTGGAGAAAAGATTTTGGATCCCGATTTGGTGGAGGGCAAGGAAACGGAAGTTAAAGCCTTAGGAATCCTCGATACTGTCACCGAATTTCGCGGGGATAAAATTACCCGGCGGACAAGTACCCGGGTTACCAGGGCCGATGGCTATTTCTTTCTCCAGAGGGAAGAAATCTCCGGCTATGAAATTCACCACGGTCGAACTTTTCTTTCAGGGGAAAGAAGTGATGTATTGGATAATAGGGAAAATCCGTTGGTATTTGCCTGCGGCAGAGTTTTAGGAACTTACCTACATGGTATTTTTGATAACGATCTTTTTCGCCACCGATTGTTAAATCGGTTGCGGCGGGAAAAAGGGCTTGGCGACCTTGAAAATCGCCCGACTTCTTTAAAAAATCTGCGCCTGGAAAATTATGACAAAATAGGCCGGGTGTTCAGGGAAAACGTTAATTTGAAGAAAATTTACGAGATTTTGGGGATCTGAGATGAAAGTAATTTTTCTTACCGTGCTAATTGCCTTAATACTAGACATTGTCTTTAAGGATCCTGGACAAAATTATCACCCGGTAGCTTTAATTGGCCGGTACATTGCTTTTATAGAAAAAAAGCTTTACCCGAAAAAGCCTATCAAGAGCGCTTTAATCGTTCGCGGAGGTTTACTGGTAGGGCTAACCTTATTGCCGGTAAGTTTCATAGCTTTTGTCTACCAGCATTTTACCCAGAAGCTACCTTTTCTTTTCCAGGTTGTTTTTCAGGGGATAGGGCTGTTTTTTGCTATAGCCCCGACCGGTTTGGCTGTTTCGGTTAATACCATAAAAAACTACCTTAAAGACGGTAACCTTGCAGAAGCCCGAAAAAGTCTTGGAATGATTGTAAGCCGTGATACCCGGGAATTACCGGTGACGGAAGTGGTAAGGGGAAGTTTGGAGAGCCTGGCCGAAAATACCAGCGATGGGGTAGTGGCTCCCCTCTTCTGGTATTTAATTGGAGGGCTTCCTGGAGTATGGTTTTACCGGGCTGTAAATACTTTAGACAGCATGGTGGGCTATAAAAGTGAAAGGTATCTTTATTTCGGGCGAATTGCGGCAAAATTGGATGATCTTTTAAATTACCTTCCCGCCCGCATGACGGGAGTTTTAATGGTTTTAGCAGCCTTTATCTTAAGATATGATTGGAAAAGGGCAATAAAAACCTGGCTTAGAGATGCTAAAAAACACCCGAGCCCCAACGGCGGAATTCCCGAAAGCGTCCTGGCGGGAAGTCTTGGGGTCAGGCTTGGAGGCGAAAACATTTACCACGGGCAGAAAAGCTTTCGAGCTTATTTAGGTGAACCGCTAAATCCGTTAACTCCGGAGGTAATCGACAGGGCTTTAAAACTTTTCTGGCTTACGGTAATTTTAATGGTTTTACTTTTAGGGGTTTCTTTTTTGTGGGGTGAGGTGTGATGAAAGGATTTATAATAAGTGGTACCGCTACCGGAGCAGGCAAGAGTACCCTAACCGTTGGGATATTGGCAGCTTTAAAACACTTGGGCTTAAAGGTGCAGGCCTTTAAGGCTGGGCCTGATTACCTGGATCCTACCTACCACCGTTTAGCGCTTGCTAAACCTACCTATAACCTCGATGAGATCCTGACTTCTCCGGGATTGGTTCGCCGTCTTTTTTACGAAAAAGCTAAAGCAGCGGACGTAGCGGTAGTGGAGGGGGTAATGGGCTTATTTGATGGCCGGGACGAACAGTTTTCCGGGAGCACTTACCGTTTGGCCAAGCTTTTAAATCTTCCGGTAATTTTAGTGGTTGACGCCCAGAATCTTGGTACCACCGTAGCAGCTCAAGTTTACGGTTATCTTAAATTTAAAAAAGATATCAAAATTGCCGGGATTATTTTAAACAAAGTTTCGGGGAAAAACCATGAGGAACATCTTTTATCGGCCTTAAAGCCGTTGGGGGTTAAGGTTTTTGGGGTGTTTTACCAAAACGAACTTTCCAGACTTAAATCCAGGCATTTAGGCCTTATCCCGGCCACCGAAGAGCAAAATATCGTAGAAATTATTAAAGAAATAAAAGATAAAGTGCTGGCAAAAATTAATTTTGCTGACTTGCTGGCAACTTTACCGGAGTTAACTGTTCCGAAAAAGCTTCCGGCAATTAAATACCCCGATTTAAAAGGAAAGCGCGTAGCGTATGCCTTTGATAAAGCTTTTAATTTTTATTACCAGGAGGCAATTGAGTATTTGAGAAGATCTAACGTCGAAGTCTTTGCGGTAAGTCCCTTAAACGATTCCGATTTTCCTCCCGTAGACTTACTTTTTTTGGGGGGTGGTTATCCCGAGCTTTTTGCCAGGGACTTATTTTTAAACCAAAAATTTATCCAGAATTTAAAAAAGAAAATCCAGGGTGGTCTTAGAGTTTATGCGGAATGCGGCGGTTTTATTTATTTAACTTCCGGCGTTAAGGTTAAGGAGCAAACTTATCCTTTGACCGGTATTTTACCCGGGGAAATGAAATTAATCGATAAACTTCAGGGCCTGGGGTATTACCAGGGAAAAGCCGTTGGAGGATTTTTGGGGCAAAACTTTCAGAAAGAGCTCACTGGGCATAAATTTCATTATTCCACTTATTCAGGGCCGCAGGACAATCCTGCGTATCTCTTACGGAAAAACGGACGGGAAGCCTTTGATGGGGTGGCAAGAGACAATATTTTTGCCTCGTTTTTACATCTTAATTTCTACGGTAAGGCCGATTTAGTAAAGGCCCTTGTAGGTGGAAGAAAAGGATGAAAATAAAAGCGTATGTTTGCGGTACGGCGGGAGAACTGGTTCAGGGAAGTATTGGAGGAAAAGATTTTTTATTAACTGCCCCGGTTAACATAGGGAATACAGTTGAAATTGCTCTTAACGAAAAACTTGAAATTCCCGAAGATCGACCCAAAATCAAGCGGTTAGTAGAAATATTTTACAGTAAATTTTCGGTTAAACATAAATTTACCATAAAAGTTACGAGAAATCTTCCCGAAGGCCGGGGCATGGGCAGCAGCACGGCGGATTTAGCCGGAAGTTTGGCTGGGATGTTAAAGCTAAGTGGAATTAGGATTAACCGCGGGGAGTTTTTAAAAATCTTAACCCAGGTGGAGCCCACCGATGGGAGCTTTCTTCCGGGAATTTCTCTCGTTGACCACCGCCGGGGGAGTTTTTGGTACCGGATAGCGGCGGCAAAAAACTATAAAATATTTTGGATTGATACCGGCAAAGCGGTAGATACGATTGCCTTTAACCGGCGGGAGGACTTAAAGGAACTAAATCGGCTTAAAGAGCCCAAAGTGCGTCAGGCGCTCAAAATGGTGTTCTGGGGTTTAAAAACCGATAATTCGTATCTTTTTGGGGAGGGGATAACCATTGATGCTTTTGCCCACCAGTTAATATTGCCTAAAGAGGAACTTTTCTGGGTTTACAGGGTTGGTAAAGGACTGGGAGCGGTGGGGGTTAACGTGGCCCATAGCGGCAGCGGGATTGGCCTTTGGTTTCATAATTCGTGGTCGCGGGAAAAAGAAGAAATCTTAAGAAAAAAGTTTTCTTCCTATACATGCCGGGTATTAACCCTGGTGGATGGGGGAATTACTTTGGAGGTTCAGGATGCTTGAACACGGAGGAAATAAGCAACTTTTTTACGAAAAATACGGGGTTTTACCGCGTTACGATTTTAGCGCCAATTTAAACCCCCTGGGTCCACCCAGAGACGCTCTTAAACTTTTGCGGGAAAACTTAAAGGAGTTAATTTCTACCTATCCCGATTACCGGTACCGGGAGTTAGAAAAGGCAGCTTACGGGTATTTTCAAAAGGAAGAAGTAGTTCTGGGAAACGGGGCTTCGTCCCTTTTAAACTATTTACTTTTTTATCTAAAACCTTCCCGGGGGTTAATTATCGGACCTACTTTTAACCTTTACGAAAAAACGCTAAGAAATCGCGGAATACCGGTAGAAAAGCTGGACTGTGCTTTAGAGGAGAAAGGGTATAGTAATGCCAGGGCTTATCTTTTACAAAAAGGCCGGAAGGGAGATTTATTGTTTATTTGCCGGCCGAACAACCCCGATGGCTCTGCCTGGCCCGTAAGTGAATTATTTAAATTAATTGCTTTATGTCAGGAAAAAGGGATAAAGCTTCTTTTAGATGAAAGTTTTGCCGATTTTATGGAAGATGAGAGGGAAATCTTTTGGCGAAATTCCGGTAAGCTAAAAGATGTCTTTATCTTAATTTCCCTTACCAAAATTTTTGCCATTCCCGGCTTAAGGCTTGGAGCTTTAATCTTACCGGAAAAGGATTATAAAGATTTTAAAAAATTTTTACCCGAGTGGGAGATAAATAATCTGGCAGCGGAGATAGGGCCGGTACTTTTGGCCCAGAGGGATTATCTGTTAAAAACCAGGACTTTAGTAAAAAAAGAAAGGGAGTATTTAAGCCAAAATCTTTTTCGTCTTGGCTTTCAGGTTTTGCCGTCCAAAGCAAATTTTTTAATGGCTTATCTTCCTGAAAGTATCAGCTCAGAACAGCTTCTTTCTGAACTGGCAAAATACCGGATAGCTGTAAGACCGCTTCAAAATTTTGGCTTGAAACGGGAAGCGGTGCGGATTGCGGTAAAAACCCGGAAAGAAAACCGGGTGCTGATAAATGCCTTAAAAAATATTTTATTCAAGGAGGTTTTTTAAATGAATATCAGAACCCTTACTACTTTAGCAATTTTAATTGCCTTAAGCGCCGTTGGCGCCTTTATTAAAGTTCCCAGTCCTACCGGAACCGTAGCTTTGGATAGTTTACCCGGTTATTTTGCTGCCCTTTATTTGTCCCCGGGTTTGGGAGCTTTGGTGGCTGCTTTAGGACATTTACTTTCCGCCGCTACTGCAGGTTTTCCCCTGACCTTACCGCTCCACCTGTTAGTTGCGCTGGAGATGGCCATTTTTGCTGCGGTATTTGGAGTTTTAGGTAAGCGCAATGTTATTGTAGGTATTGTGGTGGCTACCTTATTAAATGGAGTCATAGCTCCCCTTTCCTTTGCCCTTATGCCCAAATTTGGTATGGCCTTTTTCACCGCCATGGTAGTACCCCTGTTGGTGGCATCGTTTGTTAATATTTTGCTGGCCGGTTTAACTGCCCGGGCTCTTCGTGGAAAAACGGAGAGATGAGTATGGCCGGATTTAAATACCGGGATTTAACCATCGTACCTCTATCCCGGGAAAAGATGGTAATTGCTGCCGATAGCATTGGTGGGGTTGGTCCGAAAGCCGGGGATATAGTAAAAACTTCCGGAGAAATCGTTGGTCGTTACGGGGCTCGGGTGGTATTGATGGAGCTTTTAGCGGTAAAGGCCAGGCCGCAGGTAATTTCCTGTACCGTTTCGTGTGAATGGGAACCTACTGGTAAGGAAATTTATCAGGGGGTGTTGGCGGAAGTAAAAACCCTGCCTTTTGCCATTGAAATTACCGGAAGCAGTGAAAAGAATTTTACTACAAATACCACGGGAGCCGGTTTTACGGCGGTGGGTCTGGGAGACGAGCTTT
The sequence above is a segment of the Carboxydothermus pertinax genome. Coding sequences within it:
- the cobK gene encoding precorrin-6A reductase — protein: MILLLGGTSESSLIADLLERKGLPFILSVASNLGLMRFKKYEKTLHAGVLDFHGLLDFVQKNGIKLIIDATHPFAKNASENAIRAAQVLNIPYIRFERPRDEIKNPLIIEAIDLEAALRELPQLGKRPLITVGVKMLPEIIRKSAVLGQKPVVKVLPLKDNFTLLDDLGVPPEDRLSFWGPGSRELISQLIKFYSLTGLLTKESGDLGGEREKVESFLSQSLPVILIKRPVVFYPQLVSTLERLEEILRLEAEKWKKQ
- a CDS encoding sirohydrochlorin chelatase, whose translation is MEKAVVLLAHGSRVAQAVEKFREVVGKLRERFPFRLEEAFMVRANPNLKEALLRLYQEGYQEIAIFPVFLFEGLHLVHDIPEEIDQLKAQYPNLKITVFKPLGENEQFIEFLTAVLEDEL
- a CDS encoding precorrin-8X methylmutase, with the protein product MNYKFLNNPKEIEQKSFAIIESLTGLGNTPEDQVIKRAIHASGDPDIRKDFRFHPAAINQGLVALTKKNLIITDVEMVRAGITGYDGEVVCLIREERIKRKALEKNVTRAYQAMMELKDKMDGAVIAIGNAPTALLAVIELIKTGVEPALVVGVPVGFVGAKESKELLLNCDVPYITLLGYKGGSTIAAAIVNALIKLSRTGGK
- the cobU gene encoding bifunctional adenosylcobinamide kinase/adenosylcobinamide-phosphate guanylyltransferase, translating into MKVLITGGVRSGKSSFAEKLATSFGEKVVYVATATAGDEEMRERIAKHQSRRPPNWTTVEEPVNLRDVLLTARGDAVLVDCLTLWVTNLLLKEEDVVGKAYEVVEIFPKITVPLIFVTNEVGSGIVPDNPLARKFRDVAGLVNQVFAKYCDEVYLTVAGIPVKIKGVS
- a CDS encoding cobyric acid synthase — protein: MARAIMFQGTASHVGKSVLTLALARVLYQDGFKVAPFKAQNMALNSYVTLDGGEMGRAQVAQAEACGLEPRVEMNPVLLKPSSDKGSQVIVLGKPVGHYSAKSYHLERRSMVWEAVKKAYETLAQEFDFIVIEGAGSPAEVNLKASDIANMKTAFLANAPVILVADIDRGGALASLVGTMELLEPEERKRVCGFILNKFRGDLELLKPALTFLEEKTGVPVLGVMPYIPELLIPEEDSVSLEETVSNREKDLKIGVLWYPRISNFTDFEIFQYEPDVELIYIKTLQDFRDDFDLVILPGSKNTVADLNYLKQRGLDQKLYAYVKKGKPLIGICGGLQMLGEKILDPDLVEGKETEVKALGILDTVTEFRGDKITRRTSTRVTRADGYFFLQREEISGYEIHHGRTFLSGERSDVLDNRENPLVFACGRVLGTYLHGIFDNDLFRHRLLNRLRREKGLGDLENRPTSLKNLRLENYDKIGRVFRENVNLKKIYEILGI
- the cbiB gene encoding adenosylcobinamide-phosphate synthase CbiB; the encoded protein is MKVIFLTVLIALILDIVFKDPGQNYHPVALIGRYIAFIEKKLYPKKPIKSALIVRGGLLVGLTLLPVSFIAFVYQHFTQKLPFLFQVVFQGIGLFFAIAPTGLAVSVNTIKNYLKDGNLAEARKSLGMIVSRDTRELPVTEVVRGSLESLAENTSDGVVAPLFWYLIGGLPGVWFYRAVNTLDSMVGYKSERYLYFGRIAAKLDDLLNYLPARMTGVLMVLAAFILRYDWKRAIKTWLRDAKKHPSPNGGIPESVLAGSLGVRLGGENIYHGQKSFRAYLGEPLNPLTPEVIDRALKLFWLTVILMVLLLGVSFLWGEV
- a CDS encoding cobyrinate a,c-diamide synthase, whose amino-acid sequence is MKGFIISGTATGAGKSTLTVGILAALKHLGLKVQAFKAGPDYLDPTYHRLALAKPTYNLDEILTSPGLVRRLFYEKAKAADVAVVEGVMGLFDGRDEQFSGSTYRLAKLLNLPVILVVDAQNLGTTVAAQVYGYLKFKKDIKIAGIILNKVSGKNHEEHLLSALKPLGVKVFGVFYQNELSRLKSRHLGLIPATEEQNIVEIIKEIKDKVLAKINFADLLATLPELTVPKKLPAIKYPDLKGKRVAYAFDKAFNFYYQEAIEYLRRSNVEVFAVSPLNDSDFPPVDLLFLGGGYPELFARDLFLNQKFIQNLKKKIQGGLRVYAECGGFIYLTSGVKVKEQTYPLTGILPGEMKLIDKLQGLGYYQGKAVGGFLGQNFQKELTGHKFHYSTYSGPQDNPAYLLRKNGREAFDGVARDNIFASFLHLNFYGKADLVKALVGGRKG
- a CDS encoding GHMP family kinase ATP-binding protein; this encodes MKIKAYVCGTAGELVQGSIGGKDFLLTAPVNIGNTVEIALNEKLEIPEDRPKIKRLVEIFYSKFSVKHKFTIKVTRNLPEGRGMGSSTADLAGSLAGMLKLSGIRINRGEFLKILTQVEPTDGSFLPGISLVDHRRGSFWYRIAAAKNYKIFWIDTGKAVDTIAFNRREDLKELNRLKEPKVRQALKMVFWGLKTDNSYLFGEGITIDAFAHQLILPKEELFWVYRVGKGLGAVGVNVAHSGSGIGLWFHNSWSREKEEILRKKFSSYTCRVLTLVDGGITLEVQDA
- a CDS encoding pyridoxal phosphate-dependent aminotransferase; this encodes MLEHGGNKQLFYEKYGVLPRYDFSANLNPLGPPRDALKLLRENLKELISTYPDYRYRELEKAAYGYFQKEEVVLGNGASSLLNYLLFYLKPSRGLIIGPTFNLYEKTLRNRGIPVEKLDCALEEKGYSNARAYLLQKGRKGDLLFICRPNNPDGSAWPVSELFKLIALCQEKGIKLLLDESFADFMEDEREIFWRNSGKLKDVFILISLTKIFAIPGLRLGALILPEKDYKDFKKFLPEWEINNLAAEIGPVLLAQRDYLLKTRTLVKKEREYLSQNLFRLGFQVLPSKANFLMAYLPESISSEQLLSELAKYRIAVRPLQNFGLKREAVRIAVKTRKENRVLINALKNILFKEVF
- a CDS encoding ECF transporter S component, with translation MNIRTLTTLAILIALSAVGAFIKVPSPTGTVALDSLPGYFAALYLSPGLGALVAALGHLLSAATAGFPLTLPLHLLVALEMAIFAAVFGVLGKRNVIVGIVVATLLNGVIAPLSFALMPKFGMAFFTAMVVPLLVASFVNILLAGLTARALRGKTER